In Vigna unguiculata cultivar IT97K-499-35 unplaced genomic scaffold, ASM411807v1 contig_531, whole genome shotgun sequence, a genomic segment contains:
- the LOC114172285 gene encoding histone H4 produces MSGRGKGGKGLGKGGAKRHRKVLRDNIQGITKPAIRRLARRGGVKRISGLIYEETRGVLKIFLENVIRDAVTYTEHARRKTVTAMDVVYALKRQGRTLYGFGG; encoded by the coding sequence ATGTCTGGTCGTGGCAAGGGAGGAAAGGGATTGGGCAAGGGAGGTGCGAAGAGGCACCGGAAAGTGCTTCGCGACAACATTCAAGGCATAACGAAACCTGCAATTCGGCGATTGGCGAGAAGAGGTGGTGTGAAGAGGATTAGTGGATTGATATACGAGGAGACCAGGGGAGTGCTCAAGATATTTTTGGAGAATGTGATTCGTGATGCAGTGACTTATACTGAGCATGCTAGGAGGAAGACAGTTACGGCCATGGATGTGGTGTATGCTCTGAAGAGACAGGGAAGGACCCTTTATGGTTTTGGAGGCTAA